The proteins below are encoded in one region of Cucurbita pepo subsp. pepo cultivar mu-cu-16 chromosome LG10, ASM280686v2, whole genome shotgun sequence:
- the LOC111804085 gene encoding uncharacterized protein LOC111804085, protein MADFAGKFKIEELLSYGDDLVALLNDQNDVQTLNQCLEHFKTLQSSCFDDFSNVQSSAQDYEKKIEACRQKTEEARASTVSDDEIDILEKELGEELGKGNLLMEEIRIITSEINDLDRQRISVQERKQAMKKLEQQELRTQRKLSMYASVTDIIPNMDDQSKISGHIVDRNKRVVQEFEFDPTNISSFDICNDIWNMINSP, encoded by the exons ATGGCAGATTTCGCCGGAAAGTTCAAAATCGAGGAGCTTTTATCTTATGGTGACGATCTGGTAGCGCTCTTGAACGACCAAAATGACGTTCAAACCTTGAATCAATGTCTTGAACATTTCAAGACGCTTCAATCTTCTTGCTTCGATGATTTCAGTAATGTTCAAAGCTCAGCTCAAG ATTATGAGAAGAAAATCGAGGCATGCCGGCAGAAAACAGAGGAGGCGAGAGCGAGCACTGTTTCAGATGATGAAATCGATATTCTCGAAAAGGAACTCGGAGAGGAACTTGGCAAAGGGAATTTGCTCATGGAGGAAATTAG AATTATCACCAGTGAGATTAATGATCTAGACCGCCAAAGGATTTCTGTTCAAGAAAGGAAGCAGGCAATGAAGAAACTTGAGCAACAAGAACTTAGGACGCA GAGGAAGCTTTCAATGTATGCTTCGGTCACTGATATAATACCAAACATGGACGATCAGTCTAAAATTTCTGGCC ATATTGTGGACAGAAATAAACGGGTTGTGCAAGAGTTTGAATTCGACCCGACTAATATATCTTCTTTTGATATATGCAATGACATTTGGAATATGATTAATTCCCCATAG
- the LOC111804021 gene encoding cilia- and flagella-associated protein 251 isoform X1: MFDDFIDRYLIETLTETGNLETMEGGAAEEHPQKLIQQRGGEEEEEEKEKSSGFLRNFISNMVSAEGGEEKKEEDEEKESGFLKNFISSMVSADEREEKTEKEEEQGKKSGFLKNFIANMASAEGNEDGGEEERDKSGGSESVEEKSGGGDGGVGGGIIDNIVSHLPASLQGDAVTTTDEATILIHSIIHE; encoded by the exons ATGTTCGATGATTTCATCGATAGATATCTAATCGAAACCTTAACTGAAACAGGAAATCTGGAAACCATGGAAGGTGGAGCTGCAGAGGAACATCCTCAGAAACTCATTCAACAAAGAggaggtgaagaagaagaagaagaaaaggagaagtcAAGTGGGTTTCTGAGGAATTTCATTTCTAACATGGTGTCTGCCGAGGGaggtgaagaaaagaaagaagaagatgaagaaaaagaaagtgggTTTCTGAAGAATTTCATCTCGAGCATGGTTTCTGCAgatgaaagggaagaaaagacagagaaagaagaagaacagggAAAGAAAAGTGGGTTTCTGAAGAATTTTATTGCAAACATGGCGTCTGCAGAGGGAAATGAAGATGGTGGGGAAGAGGAAAGGGATAAAAGCGGCGGTTCTGAGTCGGTTGAAGAAAAGAGCGGCGGTGGCGATGGCGGCGTCGGAGGAGGCATTATAGACAACATTGTCTCCCACTTGCCTGCTTCACTTCAAG GTGATGCAGTGACCACAACAGATGAAGCTACAATTCTGATTCACTCCATTATCCATGAATGA
- the LOC111804021 gene encoding cilia- and flagella-associated protein 251 isoform X2 has product MEGGAAEEHPQKLIQQRGGEEEEEEKEKSSGFLRNFISNMVSAEGGEEKKEEDEEKESGFLKNFISSMVSADEREEKTEKEEEQGKKSGFLKNFIANMASAEGNEDGGEEERDKSGGSESVEEKSGGGDGGVGGGIIDNIVSHLPASLQGDAVTTTDEATILIHSIIHE; this is encoded by the exons ATGGAAGGTGGAGCTGCAGAGGAACATCCTCAGAAACTCATTCAACAAAGAggaggtgaagaagaagaagaagaaaaggagaagtcAAGTGGGTTTCTGAGGAATTTCATTTCTAACATGGTGTCTGCCGAGGGaggtgaagaaaagaaagaagaagatgaagaaaaagaaagtgggTTTCTGAAGAATTTCATCTCGAGCATGGTTTCTGCAgatgaaagggaagaaaagacagagaaagaagaagaacagggAAAGAAAAGTGGGTTTCTGAAGAATTTTATTGCAAACATGGCGTCTGCAGAGGGAAATGAAGATGGTGGGGAAGAGGAAAGGGATAAAAGCGGCGGTTCTGAGTCGGTTGAAGAAAAGAGCGGCGGTGGCGATGGCGGCGTCGGAGGAGGCATTATAGACAACATTGTCTCCCACTTGCCTGCTTCACTTCAAG GTGATGCAGTGACCACAACAGATGAAGCTACAATTCTGATTCACTCCATTATCCATGAATGA